The window CCTGAAGGGGATACCTTGTATCTAAATGTCCTTGAACCCAGCCAACGGGCAGTAGCAAAGATTTATGAACTGACTGGTGAAAATGTTGTAATCATCAAGGAGGAGGCCCGGTTCTTTATCCGCGGGGAAATTACGGAAATAAACGACAGCGAAGACCGCCGCACTCTGCTCATCGAAAACGGAGATGTGGATAGCGAATATGATAAGGCCTACATCTCTGTCAACGAGTATACCAAAATCCTTGTGCCTAGAGAGCGTCATAGTCAGGAAGTTGCCGAGGCCCTGTGCCAGCAAGCACTGGAAACCGGGCAGCTTGTCGAAATTGCGATTGTCGGTCCGGTCGCTGAATCCTATCCGCCCCAGGCCGGCGCCGGGATAGTCAAAATTATTGACTAGCAGGTCCAGCCTGCTTTTTTTTTTGCAATAAGTCCATGTCGATTTTTTAGGATATAATCGCTGCTTTCTCGGATATAAATGCGCCAAACCTTGCAGTACAATGACAGTAAAATGAGAGGAGGATGATTTTGTGAAGAAACTACTGACTGTTTTATTTGCACTACTTATCGTTACCGTTGCTGCTTGTTCTTCCGATAATGGAGGGGAGAGCAATAAGCTGGTTCTTTACACCTCTACTGCTGATGACAACCTTGCTGTTATGATTCCTGCCTTCGAAGAGGAATATGGTATCGAGGTTGAAGTTGTAACTGCCGGTACAGGTGAAATCTATTCACGAATCCAGGCAGAGACTAACAACCCCTATGCAGATGTTACCTGGATCGGAGAATACTACGTGGTCAGCGATACTTCCTATTTCGAAGAGTATGTCTCCCCCGAAGACGAGTTCATGGGTGATTTTAAAAACACGTCCGGTTATGTGACTCTGACAGGGTATAATGTCCCGGTAATTCTCTATAACAAAAATTTAGTTGATTTTGAGATTACCAGTTATGAAGATTTGCTACATCCTGACCTGTTTGGAAAGATTGCCATGGGCAATGCTGCCGCTTCTTCCTCTGCCTATAACCATTTGGAAAATATGCTGCTGGCTATGGGCAATGGCGATCCGTTTGATGAGGCCGCCTGGCAGTATGTCGAGGACTTCTACCGACAGCTGGACGGAAGAATCGTTGATAGCTCCGGGACTATTCATTCTGGTGTTGTCTCCGGTGAATATGCCGTTGGTATGACTTGGGATACCCCCGCTCAAACCTATCTCTCAGAAGGAATCGAGCATATCGGCGTTGTGTATATGGATGAAGGGGTTGTTCCTAAAACCGCGGGAATTGCTGTAATCAAGGACGCCAAAAACATGGAAAACGCAAAACGGTTTGCCGATTTTATGGCCAGTGAATACGGACAATCTCTGCTTGGAACAGAAGTTACTGGCGCCAACCCGCTTCGGCCGGGTGTAGACATCGCTGACTATAAGCAGGACATCAATGAGGTCAAAACAATCCAGATTACCAGCGAATGGTCTGCGGAGCAACAGCCTGATATTATTGATCGCTACACCGATCTTTACCTTTCTATCTTTGAGTAGAAGCTGAGTTTGAAAAATTAATCTAACTTATTTCTAATCGTTAAAACGCTATAAAAAATGAGGAATCGAATGTAGAAATTCAATTCCTCATTTTAAATAGGAGGAGACTTGATGAGTGTAACCATTAAAATTAACAATGCCGTTAAGCGTTATGGCAATGACACAGTTATTCCCGACTTATCATTAACAGTTAAAGAGGGCGAATTCTTTACCTTACTGGGACCCAGTGGTTGCGGAAAAACCACGCTTCTACGGATGATTGCCGGATTCAACACAATTGAAGGCGGAGAGTTTTACTTTAACGATAAATTAATCAACAATCTTGCTCCGCGGGTTCGCAATATCGGGATGGTTTTTCAAAACTACGCTATTTTCCCTCATATGAGCACTGCCAAGAATGTCGGTTTTGGCCTCAAACAAAGAAAAGTCAAAAACCCTGAACTCTCGCAGCGCGTTGACGAAATTCTCGACGTTGTGCAGATTTCCAATCTCAAGGACAGAATGCCCGCCAATATGAGCGGCGGACAGCAACAGCGTATCGCTCTGGCCAGGGCAATTGTTATTCAGCCTGATGTGCTTTTAATGGACGAACCCCTGTCCAACCTGGATGCTAAATTACGTGTAGAAATGCGTTCTGCAATTAAGCAGATTCAAAACCAATACAAGATAACTACCATTTATGTAACCCATGATCAAGAAGAGGCCCTGGCGATGTCTGATCGTATTGCAGTTATGCAGGCGGGTGAGATTCAGCAGGTGGGTACTCCAATTGAAATTTATAATCGCCCGGCTAATTTGTTTACCGCCACCTTTATCGGTCAAACCAATCTGCTTGACGGTGTGCTGACAAGTAAGACAGGAGATTTACTGATTCGTCTGCATGATGGAACAATGGTGCGTCCAGCACAGTTGAGCAGTGATTCTTCTGAGGGTCAACAGGTGTCTGTGAGCGTACGCCCGCACGGATTTAAGTTTGCAGCTTCGGGACTTAGGGGCAAAATTGTTGAAAGTACGTTCTTGGGGAGCATTAGCAAATATACTGTTGAATTAGATAACAAGCAATTGGTCCAGGTGGTAAATGAAGCAGGCGAAAAAATTCTACCGGCTGGTGAAGAAGTACACCTGGGTTTTGAGGCCAACGACGCTAACGTCTTTGATGTCGATACAGAAGTTTCCTTGATGAAGGATGTGCGGCTAAGTGAAACGGCTTAAAGTTGATGGCTGGACTCTGGTTACTCTGGTCTGTTTTGCTTTCTTCGCTTTTTTCTTTCTGTATCCGGCCTCCCGGGTGTTTGTCAACAGCATCTATGACTTTGAGACTCAATCTTTTACCCTGGAAAAATTTAGATACTTGCTATCTACACCCTATTACACCAATACGATTATCAATAGCGCCAAGGTAACTGCATCGGTAACAATTCTGTCTGTTCTTGCCGGTACAACCCTAGCCTATATCTCCCGGACTGTAAAGATCCGTTATAAGAGCTTCATGGATATCGCGATTATCATTTCAGTACTCTCACCACCGTTTATCGGCGCTTATGCCTGGATTGTACTATTAGGCAGGGCGGGCGTTATCACAAAGTTGTTAAACTCCCTTTTCGATGTCCAATTAGGCGGAATTTACGGGTTTTATGGAATCATGCTTGTATTTTCACTGAAGATGATCCCACTTGTGTACCTCTATGTTTCCGGGGCGCTCAAAAACATGGATAATTCATTGAATGAGGCAGCGGAAAGCCTTGGGTCTGTCGGCTTGACGAAAATCAGGCAGATTGTACTTCCTCTGATTTTGCCAACGATGTTGGCCACAGGCCTGCTTGTTTTTATGCGGGTATTGGCCGACTTTGGCACACCGATGTTAATTGGAGAAGGATATCGCACCTTGCCGGTTCTGATTTATAACTCATTCCTCGGCGAAGTTGGCCGGGATGAAGCGTTTGCAGCCGCGCTCAGTGTAACCATAGTTATATTTACAACAGTGGTCTTCCTGCTTCAGCAGTATATAGCCAATCGTAAAACCATAGAAATGTCAGCTATGCGTCCAATGGAGCCTCGTAAAGTTACCGGCTGGCGGAACATTGCTTCACATGCTTATGCCTATACATGTGTTTTCTTGGCTATCCTGCCGCTGTTTGTGGTTTTTATCAACTCATTTAGAAACACACGTGGAACAATATTTGTGGAAGGATTTTCCTTGAATAGCTACCAAAGAGCGTTTAGCGCTATGGGCAATGCTATCCAGAACACTTTTGTTTTCTCGTCGATTGCAATTGTCCTGATTGTCATCATCGGCGTAGTAATTGCTTATACCGCTGTGAGGCGGAAGAGCATGTTGACAAACGTGTTGGACACTATTACAATGTTCCCCTATATTATCCCCGGTTCTGTTCTCGGGATTTCATTGCTCCTTGCCTTTAATAATCGACCGTTTCTGCTTAGTGGCACATCGCTTATCATTATTGTTGCATACGTGATACGTAGACTGCCCTATACCATTCGCAGCAGTAGTGCTATCCTCAAGCAGATCAACCTCAGTGTTGAAGAAGCTTCTTTGAGCCTGGGCGCCAATCAATTTAAGACATTCTTCGGAGTAACGTTACCGATCATGTTCCCGGGAGTCCTGGCTGGAGCATTGATGAGCTGGATTACAATCATTAGTGAGTTAAGTGCATCAATCCTGCTTTATGTTGGAGGCACAAGAACAATGACGATTGCTATCTACACTGAAGTCATCAGGGGTAATTTCGGGGTTGCCAGTGCACTGTCAACCATCCTGATTACGTTTACAATTATTATCTTGCTGCTGTTCTTCAAGCTAACGGGTAAGCGGGAGATTAACCTCTAAGCACAACCCCATTTAGTTATACTA of the Bacillota bacterium genome contains:
- a CDS encoding ABC transporter ATP-binding protein, with product MSVTIKINNAVKRYGNDTVIPDLSLTVKEGEFFTLLGPSGCGKTTLLRMIAGFNTIEGGEFYFNDKLINNLAPRVRNIGMVFQNYAIFPHMSTAKNVGFGLKQRKVKNPELSQRVDEILDVVQISNLKDRMPANMSGGQQQRIALARAIVIQPDVLLMDEPLSNLDAKLRVEMRSAIKQIQNQYKITTIYVTHDQEEALAMSDRIAVMQAGEIQQVGTPIEIYNRPANLFTATFIGQTNLLDGVLTSKTGDLLIRLHDGTMVRPAQLSSDSSEGQQVSVSVRPHGFKFAASGLRGKIVESTFLGSISKYTVELDNKQLVQVVNEAGEKILPAGEEVHLGFEANDANVFDVDTEVSLMKDVRLSETA
- a CDS encoding iron ABC transporter permease gives rise to the protein MKRLKVDGWTLVTLVCFAFFAFFFLYPASRVFVNSIYDFETQSFTLEKFRYLLSTPYYTNTIINSAKVTASVTILSVLAGTTLAYISRTVKIRYKSFMDIAIIISVLSPPFIGAYAWIVLLGRAGVITKLLNSLFDVQLGGIYGFYGIMLVFSLKMIPLVYLYVSGALKNMDNSLNEAAESLGSVGLTKIRQIVLPLILPTMLATGLLVFMRVLADFGTPMLIGEGYRTLPVLIYNSFLGEVGRDEAFAAALSVTIVIFTTVVFLLQQYIANRKTIEMSAMRPMEPRKVTGWRNIASHAYAYTCVFLAILPLFVVFINSFRNTRGTIFVEGFSLNSYQRAFSAMGNAIQNTFVFSSIAIVLIVIIGVVIAYTAVRRKSMLTNVLDTITMFPYIIPGSVLGISLLLAFNNRPFLLSGTSLIIIVAYVIRRLPYTIRSSSAILKQINLSVEEASLSLGANQFKTFFGVTLPIMFPGVLAGALMSWITIISELSASILLYVGGTRTMTIAIYTEVIRGNFGVASALSTILITFTIIILLLFFKLTGKREINL
- a CDS encoding extracellular solute-binding protein, which gives rise to MKKLLTVLFALLIVTVAACSSDNGGESNKLVLYTSTADDNLAVMIPAFEEEYGIEVEVVTAGTGEIYSRIQAETNNPYADVTWIGEYYVVSDTSYFEEYVSPEDEFMGDFKNTSGYVTLTGYNVPVILYNKNLVDFEITSYEDLLHPDLFGKIAMGNAAASSSAYNHLENMLLAMGNGDPFDEAAWQYVEDFYRQLDGRIVDSSGTIHSGVVSGEYAVGMTWDTPAQTYLSEGIEHIGVVYMDEGVVPKTAGIAVIKDAKNMENAKRFADFMASEYGQSLLGTEVTGANPLRPGVDIADYKQDINEVKTIQITSEWSAEQQPDIIDRYTDLYLSIFE